In Procambarus clarkii isolate CNS0578487 chromosome 58, FALCON_Pclarkii_2.0, whole genome shotgun sequence, one genomic interval encodes:
- the LOC123748613 gene encoding uncharacterized protein PF3D7_1120600-like gives MHNLKRLQIMHNLKRLQIMHNLKRLQIMHNLKRLQIMHNLKRLQIMHNLKRLQIMHNLKRLQIMHNLKRLQIMHNLKRLQIMHNLKRLQIMHNLKRLQIMHNLKRLQIMHNLKRLHIMHNLKRLQIMHNLKRLQIMHNLKRLQIMHNLKRLQIMHNLKRLQIMHNLKRLHIMHNLKRLQIMHNLKRLHIMHNLKRLQIMHNLKRLHIMHNLKRLQIMHNLKRLHIMHNLKRLQIMHNLKRLQIMHNLKRLQIMHNLKRLHIMHNLKRLQIMHNLKRLQIMHNLKRLQIMHNLKRLQIMHNLKRLYIMHNLKRLYIMHLCIIYCRML, from the coding sequence ATGCATAACCTCAAGAGGCTTCAAATAATGCACAACCTCAAGAGGCTTCAAATAATGCACAACCTCAAGAGGCTTCAAATAATGCATAACCTCAAGAGGCTTCAAATAATGCACAACCTCAAGAGGCTTCAAATAATGCATAACCTCAAGAGGCTTCAAATAATGCATAACCTCAAGAGGCTTCAAATAATGCACAACCTCAAGAGGCTTCAAATAATGCACAACCTCAAGAGGCTTCAAATAATGCACAACCTCAAGAGGCTTCAAATAATGCACAACCTCAAGAGGCTTCAAATAATGCACAACCTCAAGAGGCTTCAAATAATGCACAACCTCAAGAGGCTTCATATAATGCATAACCTCAAGAGGCTTCAAATAATGCACAACCTCAAGAGGCTTCAAATAATGCATAACCTCAAGAGGCTTCAAATAATGCACAACCTCAAGAGGCTTCAAATAATGCACAACCTCAAGAGGCTTCAAATAATGCACAACCTCAAGAGGCTTCATATAATGCATAACCTCAAGAGGCTTCAAATAATGCACAACCTCAAGAGGCTTCATATAATGCATAACCTCAAGAGGCTTCAAATAATGCACAACCTCAAGAGGCTTCATATAATGCATAACCTCAAGAGGCTTCAAATAATGCACAACCTCAAGAGGCTTCATATAATGCATAACCTCAAGAGGCTTCAAATAATGCACAACCTCAAGAGGCTTCAAATAATGCATAACCTCAAGAGGCTTCAAATAATGCACAACCTCAAGAGGCTTCATATAATGCATAACCTCAAGAGGCTTCAAATAATGCACAACCTCAAGAGGCTTCAAATAATGCACAACCTCAAGAGGCTTCAAATAATGCACAACCTCAAGAGGCTTCAAATAATGCATAACCTCAAGAGGCTCTATATAATGCACAACCTCAAGAGGCTCTATATAATGCACTTATGCATTATATATTGCAGAATGTTATGA